A single genomic interval of Armigeres subalbatus isolate Guangzhou_Male chromosome 1, GZ_Asu_2, whole genome shotgun sequence harbors:
- the LOC134206043 gene encoding uncharacterized protein LOC134206043, with protein MVGCDGCSAWFHLRCVGLPEEKLPRMWYCQNEACRQKAQEYQKQKDAKKSVRKQVDESDKYSTTYHTGTSSVDAKVRGGELEAEMELRKKKKQIQRAYERKKMEMEEKIRVEEEEERMAWQAEMLRKKKEQIQQMEARQKLFEMEMAAMDERKVLELTKENVKRLEEDDDDSDEDDEDVDECESSEEEKGKYDESDGGKRLNKRATVATKESAKAGALQSSRRMVDNVSQDGQGQQQVRPTKAQLAARKGLTYKLPKFSGKPAQWPLFYAAYNASNDACGYMNHENLMGLQEALEGDALELVSGQLLLPASIPRVIEKLQRHYGSPEQLLQSLLDKVDRLEPPKPDNLQSFVPFGNTVEQLCGHMEAAGLQQHLVNPLLVKSLVAKLPDREKREWVHYRRGQGETTLRTLTDFLMDIVVVACEANTKPKEKSALYCHGEGSSPAVNLNEERRLKPCQQCRVTDHRLRRCTEFRKLRYAERLKLVNREKLCHVCLNEHKGQCKFNIRCNIGECRAFHNPLMYPVGNVFGLSAHITTNCTVMFRIVPVQLHCGGKSATVLAFLDEGASVTLVEKKLADRLGAIGVRERLTIKWTGNVSRVEESRRMSLWASGTSLAAGDKLLLHTVHTMGKLMLPHQKLDHEELAAQYGHMRGLPIESYDGQPQLLIGANNIHSFAPLEAKVGTPMEPIAVRTNLGWTVYGPRQSTTVAAGNYLGYHQQITNDDLHELLKSHYALEESVVMIPQETEEERRAREILERTTKRIGDRYETGLLWKTDEPRFTDSYPIALRRMKQLEKRLDKNPKLRDNVGKQIEEYQQKGYTHLATAEELAGTAADQVWYLPINVVQNPKKPENIRLVRDAAATVQGVSLNSQLLTGPDMLVPLIKVLLGFRERQIAFGGDLKEMFHQLKIRAEDKQKQRFIFRKTPEDPPSIYVMDVATFGSTSSPCSAQFVKNRNAEEFAAQYTKASAAIIHKHYVDDYFDSVDTVEEAVSLAQEVRLVHRKAGSEIRNWVSNSPEILRSLEEKKPAAPVHFGCDKQTSKERVLGVIWDPRMDEFSFSTKSREDMMPYLYEEKRPTKRLIASCVMGFFDPLQM; from the exons ATGGTCGGTTGTGATGGATGTTCCGCGTGGTTCCACCTACGCTGCGTGGGACTACCGGAAGAAAAACTACCGAGGATGTGGTACTGCCAAAATGAAGCCTGTAGGCAGAAAGCTCAGGAGTACCAGAAGCAGAAGGACGCCAAAAAGTCGGTCCGTAAGCAAGTGGACGAGTCCGACAAATACAGCACGACTTACCACACCGGGACGTCTAGCGTAGATGCGAAAGTGCGAGGGGGGGAGTTGGAGGCGGAAATGGAGctgagaaagaaaaagaagcagATACAGCGCGCATACGAAAGGAAGAAGATGGAGATGGAGGAGAAGATACGTgttgaagaagaagaggagcggaTGGCCTGGCAAGCTGAGATGCtgcgaaagaagaaggaacagatCCAGCAGATGGAGGCGAGGCAGAAGTTGTTCGAGATGGAAATGGCGGCCATGGATGAAAG GAAAGTGTTGGAGCTGACAAAGGAAAACGTCAAACGGCTAGAGGAGGACGACGACGATAGCGACGAGGATGATGAGGACGTCGACGAATGTGAAAGCAGCGAAGAAGAAAAGGGTAAATACGATGAGTCAGATGGAGGAAAGCGGCTGAATAAACGAGCCACCGTCGCGACAAAAGAAAGCGCAAAGGCGGGCGCCTTGCAATCGAGCAGGAGGATGGTCGACAACGTGAGCCAAGACGGGCAGGGGCAACAGCAGGTCAGACCGACAAAGGCCCAGTTAGCAGCGAGGAAGGGGTTGACCTACAAACTTCCCAAATTCTCGGGCAAACCGGCACAGTGGCCACTGTTTTATGCAGCGTACAATGCCTCCAACGATGCCTGTGGTTACATGAACCACGAAAACCTGATGGGGTTACAGGAAGCGCTCGAAGGGGATGCACTCGAGCTAGTGTCGGGGCAGCTACTTCTTCCGGCATCGATTCCGAGGGTCATCGAGAAGCTACAACGGCACTACGGCAGCCCAGAGCAGCTTCTACAAAGTCTGTTGGACAAGGTGGATCGTTTGGAGCCTCCGAAACCGGACAACCTCCAGAGTTTTGTTCCTTTCGGAAACACGGTGGAACAACTTTGCGGCCACATGGAGGCTGCGGGTCTACAGCAACACCTCGTCAATCCGCTGCTCGTTAAGTCGCTGGTCGCCAAGCTTCCGGATCGTGAGAAGCGTGAATGGGTTCATTACCGGAGAGGCCAGGGCGAAACCACGCTGCGAACGCTGACGGATTTCCTAATGGACATAGTGGTGGTCGCCTGCGAAGCCAAC ACCAAGCCGAAGGAGAAGAGTGCGCTGTACTGCCATGGCGAGGGCAGCAGTCCGGCGGTTAACTTAAACGAAGAAAGGAGGCTCAAACCGTGCCAACAATGCCGAGTCACCGATCATCGTCTGCGGCGCTGCACAGAGTTCAGGAAGCTGCGATATGCTGAGCGGCTGAAGTTGGTGAATCGGGAAAAGCTGTGCCACGTCTGTCTCAACGAGCACAAAGGGCAGTGTAAATTCAACATCCGCTGCAACATTGGCGAATGTAGGGCATTCCACAATCCACTGATGTATCCGGTGGGAAATGTTTTCGGGTTGAGTGCGCACATAACGACAAACTGCACAGTCATGTTCCGGATTGTTCCAGTCCAGTTACACTGCGGAGGAAAGTCGGCGACGGTGTTGGCGTTCCTGGACGAAGGTGCTTCGGTCACGTTGGTGGAGAAAAAGCTCGCAGATCGCCTGGGCGCAATCGGAGTACGAGAGCGGCTGACCATTAAATGGACGGGAAATGTCTCGCGTGTGGAAGAGTCCCggagaatgagtttgtgggcgTCGGGTACAAGTCTAGCGGCCGGCGACAAATTGTTGCTGCATACGGTCCATACAATGGGAAAGCTTATGTTGCCGCATCAGAAGCTGGACCATGAGGAACTTGCTGCGCAGTACGGCCACATGAGAGGACTGCCGATCGAGTCCTACGACGGACAGCCGCAGCTGCTAATCGGGGCGAACAACATTCATTCGTTCGCGCCACTGGAGGCAAAAGTAGGGACACCAATGGAGCCTATTGCTGTTCGTACCAACCTCGGCTGGACGGTTTACGGACCCAGACAGTCCACTACGGTGGCGGCCGGCAACTACCTCGGGTACCATCAACAGATCACCAATGATGACCTGCATGAGCTTCTCAAAAGCCACTACGCGCTGGAGGAGTCGGTGGTAATGATACCGCAagaaacggaagaagaaagacgtgCCCGGGAAATACTGGAACGCACTACTAAACGTATCGGCGATCGCTACGAGACCGGGTTGCTGTGGAAGACAGACGAGCCACGGTTCACGGACAGTTATCCAATAGCCTTGCGGAGAATGAAGCAGCTGGAGAAGCGGCTCGACAAGAATCCGAAGCTGCGAGATAACGTCGGTAAACAGATCGAGGAATACCAGCAGAAAGGGTACACACATCTCGCTACCGCTGAGGAATTAGCGGGCACTGCCGCCGACCAAGTGTGGTATCTCCCGATCAACGTCGTCCAAAACCCGAAGAAGCCCGAAAATATCCGTCTCGTCAGGGATGCCGCAGCGACGGTGCAAGGAGTCTCTCTAAACTCTCAGCTGCTAACAGGACCGGACATGCTTGTACCGCTGATTAAGGTTCTCCTCGGTTTCCGTGAACGGCAGATTGCGTTCGGTGGAGATTTGAAGGAGATGTTCCACCAGTTGAAGATACGCGCAGAGGACAAGCAGAAGCAGCGGTTCATCTTCCGGAAAACGCCGGAGGATCCACCAAGCATTTACGTCATGGACGTGGCGACATTCGGATCGACAAGCTCTCCCTGTTCGGCCCAATTTGTGAAGAATCGGAATGCCGAAGAGTTCGCCGCACAATACACCAAAGCGTCTGCGGCCATCATTCACAAACACTATGTGGATGACTACTTCGACAGTGTCGACACCGTAGAAGAGGCGGTTTCCCTAGCACAAGAGGTTAGATTAGTCCACCGAAAAGCAGGTTCTGAGATCCGGAATTGGGTGTCCAACTCGCCCGAAATTCTACGAAGTCTTGAAGAGAAAAAACCGGCGGCGCCGGTGCATTTCGGCTGCGATAAACAGACGTCAAAGGAAAGAGTTCTGGGAGTGATCTGGGACCCGAGGATGGACGAATTCTCGTTCTCAACAAAGAGCCGGGAAGACATGATGCCGTACCTGTATGAGGAAAAACGTCCTACGAAACGACTCATCGCAAGCTGCGTGATGGGATTCTTCGATCCGCTCCAAATGTGA